Genomic DNA from Niallia circulans:
AGACCGAACTACTTAATCAACTATGAAATGCCCCCTGTCAAGTAGACAGTTGAAATAATAAAAAAGATTTAAACAGCTTGAGCTCTATATTCCATAGGGCTTAAGCCGTTTAATCGCTTTTGATATCTTTCATAATTATAAAAATGAATATACTCCTCTATCGCATGTTCAAGTTCCTCAAATGTATTATATTTATGTATATAATACTTCTCACATTTCAGTGTTCCCCAAAAAGATTCCATCGGTCCATTATCAATACACCGACCAACTCTTGACATACTCTGCGTCATTTTCGCCGCATCTATCCTTTGCTTAAATCCTTTGGAGGTATATTGATACCCACGATCACTATGGATAAGTGGATGTTCCTCCTCTAATAATAGTGCAGTTGCTTGGTCTAGCGTCTTAAATACAAGTCTATTATTATTGGAATGTCCTATAACAAAACTTACAATGGAGCCATCATAAAGGTCACGAATCGCACTTAAATAAGCCTTCCTTGATTGGCCATACTTAAATTCCGTTACATCTGTAACCCATTTTTCATTTGGTTTTTCCGCAGTAAATTCTCGATTTAGTCTATTTTCCGCCACCTGTTTAGGAGTAAAGTGTTTATAACGTTTTTTCTTGGTGCGGATAATCGAGCGTAAGCCCGCCACTTTCATTAGTCGATAGATTCTTTTATGATTAAGTTTCTCTTTAAACTGTCTATTCATGTGAAGCGTCATTTGACGATAACCGAAGGTGCTATCCACTTTTTCATGAAGAATCTTCATTTCTTTTATGATTTTTTCATTCAGTAAATCCTGGGAAGTAGGGAGACGATTCAGCCATTTATAATAGGCGGATCGTGCTATTTTGACTATTTCACAAAGTAAAGAAATACTTATGTTTTCTTCCCTGTGAAGCTCCTGGATAGCGATATATTTATCCTCGAATCGGATAGGCTTTATTTTCTCCTCCTTTCTATCTCCTCCAACTTTTTTAAATACAAATTCTCCGCACGTAACCGTTCATTTTCTTTTTCTAGCTTTTTCATTTGAAGCTTGAATTTTTCTTCTGGAGTTAGCTTTGATTCCTCTTTCCTTTTACCACGTCTATCTTTCAACGCTTCTTCTCCGCCATCTTCATACTTCTTTACCCAGTGATAAACTTGTTGATAAGAAACTTGATACGTATCCGCTGCTTCTTGATAATTTTTTCCGTTCCCCAAGCAATCAAGTACAATATGTAATCGTTCTTCCCAAGTTAGTTTGCTTTCATTAGTCATAGAGCCCGTCCTTTCTTGTGACGCATCTTTTAATTCACTATGACTATTATACTTCCTAATCCAACTTCTGAGGACAGAGGGATGGGATATTTCATACATTCTAGAAACCTCACGAATCGAAGAACCACCGGACAAATACTCTTTTATGGCGGATAACTTTAGTTCTTCCGAATATTTTTTCCATGCGGAAGACTCCTTTAATCCTTCTAAGCCAAAGGTATCAAACTTATATTTCCATTCCAAAACGGTGGCATGATGTACTTTATAAATGGATGCCACTTTAAGTGAAGAAAGTGATTCATCAAACGCCTTCACTATTTCATATTTTTCTTCTGCAGAGTAAAACTTTCGAGACATAAAAAATACTCCCCTATAGTATCCAGATTTTATTTTTTAACCTGTCTACCTATAGGGGAGCTTATCACTATTGATTAAATGGTTCGGTTTTTTTGTTAGCTTTAATAAAATAATTAGAATTCTTAGTGTAGCGCAATGAAACGAACTAATTTTAACTCCCTATTCCATTTAGTCACTGCCTTCATTTTTTAAATTTAATTGTAATTTTACTATTTGTGTTTAGGAAGGTTATCTTTAGTTTTGTCCCAGCCTCGTTTTTACTTTTTACTAAGATAAGACAGTATAGCTAATTAACTTTCATCAGGAAAGAAGTTAGTATATAATTTTTATAGATGCAGTTTAAGCTTACATAATGCATTGGCAGAGAAAAAGGAAACTGCTGATTTGAAAACGTTCTAATCTTTTTATAAAATAATGAACAACACGCCTTGCCTTAAGGTAAGCAGCATACACGAAGTGTAATAAATCGAAACGGAGACGATTTTATGAAAACAGAAGTGCTGATACAAGAAGCAAAAGCAGCAAGAGAAAAGGCATATGTTCCTTATTCTAAATTTCAGGTAGGAGCAGCCTTGCTTTCTGAAACAGGAAAGGTTTATCATGGATGCAATATAGAAAATGCTGCGTACAGTGTGACAAATTGTGCAGAGAGAACAGCATTATTTAAAGCAGTTTCAGAAGGCGACACAAAATTTGTTAGTCTAGCAGTAGTTGCAGACACAAATGGACCTGTTTCACCATGCGGAGCATGCAGGCAAGTTATTTCTGAGTTATGTCCAAGTGACATGGAAGTTATATTAACAAACCTGAACGGTGACGTTCAAAAAACAACAGTGGCAGAATTACTGCCAGGAGCATTTACATCGGAGGCATTAAATGAACATAAATAATACGAGCAACAACGAGCATAAATCAGGATTTATTTCCATCATCGGAAGACCAAATGTTGGAAAATCAACATTTTTGAACCGTGTTATCGGACAAAAAATTGCAATAATGAGCGATAAGCCGCAAACAACTAGAAATAAAGTGCAAGGCGTACTAACAACTGATGATTCACAGCTAATCTTTATTGATACACCAGGTATTCATAAGCCTAAGCACAGACTCGGCGACTTCATGATGAAAGTGGCGCAAAACACATTGAAGGAAGTCGATCTTATTCTGTTTATGGTTAATGCAGAAGAAGGATTCGGCAAAGGGGAAGAGTTTATTCTTGAGAAGTTTGAAAATATTAAAACGCCTATTTTCTTAGTCGTAAATAAAATCGATACGATTCATCCCGATAAGCTGTTTTCTGTTATTGATTCTTATAAGGAAAAGTATCCCTTCAAAGAAATAATTCCAATCTCTGCTTTAGAAGGCAACAATGTGGAAACATTGCTGACACAAATAAAAAAATATATGCCAGAAGGTCCACAATTTTACCCGGCAGATCAAGTAACAGACCACCCAGAAAGATTTATCGTTTCAGAACTAATCAGGGAAAAGGCGCTTCATTTGACAAGGGAGGAAATTCCGCACTCTTTAGCCGTTGTTATTGAAAAAATGGAAAAGAAACAAAATGATGTTGTCCATGTAATGGCTACGATTGTTGTGGAACGAGATTCCCAAAAGGGCATTATCATTGGTAAACAGGGTGGAATGCTTAAAGAAGTCGGCAAAAGAGCACGAACAGATATCGAGAACTTACTTGGCAATAAAGTCTTTTTAGAGCTTTGGGTTAAGGTCCAAAAGGACTGGAGAAACAAGATGACTCAACTGAGAGACTTTGGTTTTAGGGAAGACGAATATTAATAGTCATTAAACCTGGTTCTAAAATTATGCGGGAATAAATTAGCAATATTTTCGTCTCATGTTTTTACCAAAGACAGGCTATGATAAGGTCAAGGTATTAATTAAGCTAGTATTAAAATCAAAAAAAGGTGGGGGTTTATCATGTTAGACTATACCTGGAAGGTTTTTTCGCAGACAGGTAACATAGACACTTATCTACTTTTTAAGGAAATAGAAAAGGCTAACCATGAAATACCGAATACTCAGAATGAAGAGCTAGCAGATATTGATTATCCCATCTCATAGTCCTGTCCCATAGATAGGGATGGTGAGGGTGATGCAAGAAAAATGTGAAGGCATCGTCATTAGAACAACAGATTATGGAGAGACAAACAAGATTACAACATTATATACCCGCGAATGGGGCAAGGTTGGTGTAATGGCAAGGGGAGCAAAGAAGACAAACAGCAGGCTTTCTGCTGTTACCCAGCCTTTTACATATGCTTATTATTTAGTACAGCGCTCAAGCGGGCTTGGTCTTATGCAGCAAGGTGAGATGATAACAGGCTTCCGAGCAATTAAAGAGGATATTATGCTGACAGCTTATGCGAGTTATGTTGCTGAACTGACAGATCGATGTACAGAGGATAAAAAGCCAAACCCTTTTCATTTTGAATTGCTGCACCAAACAATGAATTACATGAATGAAGGCTATGATGCACAAATATTGACAAACATTTATGAAATGAAAATGCTCAATGTGCTTGGCATGTATCCTGTTTTGGATAAATGCACAATCTGCGGTGCTACTGACGGGCAGTTTTCCTTTTCCATTCGAGAGGGTGGCCTTATATGTCATCGTTGCTTAGAGCATGATCCGTACCATTATAAAATGTCCCAGGCAGCTGTTAAGCTGCTGCGGATTTTTTATTATTTTGATTTAAGTAGACTTGGTAACATCTCTGTCAAGGAAGCTACAAAGGAAGAGTTGAATACCATTATTTCAGCTTATTATGATGAATATTCAGGCTTATACTTGAAATCAAAAAAATTCCTGCAATCAATGAAAAATTTTGGCAATGACTTTATGAAAAATAGCCCAAATATTAATAAGAACAAAGACGAAGGTTGACAATTGAAATTATTTTCGTTAATATTTTTTGTAAATAAACAGTTGCGTTGAAAAGAAAGTAGTACTTAAACAACTCTTGATCCAGCGAGCCTAGGATAGTGAAAGCTAGGTGCAAGAGCTTTAAGGAAGGCGTTCGTGGAGCAACACTCACATGAAAGTGGCTGCAATATGTTTGCAGCAAATAGGGTGGAACCGCGGGTTAACTCTCGTCCCTATGTCAATCATTGGCATAGGGGCGGGAGTTTTTGCTGTGTAAAAACAGCAAAAATATATGTTGTACATAATTTCTTTCGCTTCTATCTATTGAGAAAAAAACTATTTGGAGGCTAGAGCTGACATGAATATTCAAAACATGATATTAACACTGCAAAAGCATTGGTCAGATTATGGTTGTATTTTAATGCAGGCATATGACGTAGAAAAAGGGGCTGGAACAATGAGCCCGTATACTTTCTTAAGAGCAATCGGACCTGAGCCTTGGAATGTGGCTTATGTTGAGCCATCCAGAAGACCTGCTGATGGACGTTACGGGGAGAACCCAAACCGTTTGTATCAGCATCACCAATTTCAGGTTATCATGAAGCCATCACCAGATAATATTCAAGAAATGTATTTGGACTCTCTTAAAGCACTGGGTATTAACCCACTCGAGCATGATATTCGTTTTGTTGAGGATAACTGGGAAAACCCATCATTAGGATGTGCTGGTTTAGGCTGGGAAGTTTGGCTTGATGGAATGGAAATCACTCAATTCACATACTTCCAGCAAGTTGGCGGTTTAGAGTGTAAGCCTGTTTCTGTTGAAATCACATATGGTATTGAAAGATTAGCTTCTTATATTCAAGATAAAGAGAATGTATTTGATTTAGAGTGGACAGACGGCTTTACAATCAGAGACATCTTCTACCAACCAGAATTTGAGCATAGTAAATATACATTTGAAACATCTGATGTGGATATGCTTTTCCATTTGTTCAGTGTATACGAAAAAGAAGCGCATCGCCAAATGGATGAAGGACTTGTGCATCCGGCATATGACTATGTATTAAAATGCTCTCATGTATTCAACCTTCTTGACGCAAGAGGTGCCATTTCTGTTACAGAGCGCACAGGCTATATTGGAAGATGCCGAACGCTTGCGCGCAAAGTTGCTAAAACATTTTATGAAGAGCGTGAGAAATTAGGATTCCCTATTTTAAAAGGCAAGGAGGTTTGATTAGCATGAGTAAAAAAGATTTATTGCTAGAGATCGGTTTAGAAGAAATGCCTGCCCGTTTTGTCACAAGCAGCATGAACAGCTTAAAAGAAAAGGTGGAAGCATGGCTGAATGAAAAACAATTGCAATTCGATGCAATTGAAGCATTCTCTACACCAAGACGTCTTGCGATTTTAGTTTCCCAAGCAGATGAAGCGCAAAAGGATATTGAGGAAGAAGCAAAAGGCCCTGCTAAAAAGATTGCTCTTGATGAAAAAGGGGAATGGTCTAAGGCAGCTGCCGGCTTCACAAGAGGTCAAGGTGCGACGGTTGAAGATATTTATTTCAAGGAAATCAATGGTGTGGAATATGCACATGTTAAAAAATTCATTAAAGGCCAAGCAACAATTGATTTGTTGCCTGCATTAAAGGACATCATTTTAAGCTTGACGTTCCCAAAAAACATGCGTTGGGCAAATAATGACCTGCGTTATATTCGTCCAATTAAATGGATTGCCGCGTTATTTGGCGATACAGTCGTTCCATTTTCGATTACAGGTGTGGAAACAGACCGTAAATCGCTTGGCCACCGTTTCCTTGGAGAAGAAATCAGCTTTGCTCAGCCTAGCAATTATAAAGAAGCGTTGCTAAGTCAGTTTGTCATTGCAAACCCTGAAGAACGTAAAGCAGCTATTCTTTCGCAAATTAATAAGATTAGCGAAGAGAATGATTGGATTATACCAATTGATGCGGATTTGTTGGAAGAAGTTAATAATTTAGTTGAATATCCGACAGCTCTTTTCGGTAAGTTTGAAGAATCCTTTTTGGAGCTTCCAAACGAGGTGCTGATAACAAGCATGAAGGAGCATCAGCGTTATTTCCCTGTTAAATCAAAGGATGATACATTGCTTCCTTACTTTATTACAGTCCGCAATGGTGACCATAACCATTTAGAAAAGGTCGCAAGAGGGAATGAAAAAGTGTTAAGAGCTCGTCTTGCAGATGCTGCGTTCTTCTATAAAGAAGATCAAAAGCAGGATATTGACAAGCTTTTGGCGAAATTACAATCCATTGTATATCACGAAGAAATAGGCACTCTTTCAGAAAAAGTTGCAAGAGTACAAGGGTTAACAACTAACATTGCTGATACCCTTAACTTCTCAGCAGAAGAAAAGAAAAACGCAGATCGTGCAGCCCAAATCTCAAAATTTGACCTTGTTACTAACATGGTTTACGAGTTTCCAGAGCTACAAGGGCTTATGGGTGAAAAATATGCCCTGCAAAAAGGGGAAGCTTCTGCTGTTGCTAAGGCTATTAACGAACATTATATGCCGAGACACGCAGACGATAACACTGCCTCAAGCAATGAAGGTGCAGCACTTGCTCTTGCAGAAAAACTGGATACAATCGTTTCCTTCTTTGCAATCGGCTTAATTCCAACTGGTTCACAAGACCCTTATGCGCTCCGCAGACAGGCTACAGGTGTTGTGCAGACCTTGATGGATAAAGAGTGGGATTTATCTTTAGAAGAGCTTGTATCACTTGCTATGCATAATGTAAAAGGCTTTGCAAAAACTTCTGAAGAAGAACTGCATAAAAATCTAATCGATTTCTTTAAGGCTCGTATTAAGCATATCCTTCAAGCAGAAGGCATTCGTTACGATTTAATCGATGCAGTTCTTGGCGATGCAATTGGCAGTCCTGCAAGCTTGCTTAAAAAGGCTAAGGTGCTTGATAGCCATAAAAATGATGCTAACTTTAAAAATGGTATTGAAGCATTGGCGCGTGTCATTAATATTTCCAAAAAGGCAGAAGTTAAAGGCTCTGTTGATTCAGCCTTGTTTGAGAATGAAGAGGAAGGCAGCTTGTTCCAAGCAGTGCAATCAGTGAAAGAGAAACTGACAAAGGATACAGAGGCAGAAGTATACTTCACTTTGCTGCTCTCTCTTGAGTCCTCTATTGCCTCGTATTTCGATAATACAATGGTAATGTCAGATAACCCGTCTTTGAAAGAAAATAGATTAAATCAAATGACAGAGCTTGCAGACATAATAAAAGGCTTTGCTAATGTATCAGAAATAATGGTGAAATAAAAAAAGTGTGGTGGAGATTTCTCCACCTACTTTATTTTAAATGACTTCCCATATGAGCCGTCAGGAAGACGCTTTACTTTGCGAAGGTGGTGAATGAACGATAAAACTGAATAAACGCCAACAGCAAATCGTGGAAATCGTTAAAGCAAATGGTCCAATAACGGGAGAGCATATTGCTGAAAACTTACATTTAACTAGAGCGACATTACGTCCCGACCTTGCCATCTTGACAATGGCTGGATTTCTGGATGCCAGGCCTCGTGTCGGCTATTTTTATACTGGCAAAACGTCAGAGCAGTCAGAAAGAATCGGTAACTTGTATGTGAAAGATTATTATTCCTGTCCTGTTGTAGCAAGTGATACAACATCTGTATACGATGCGATTGTTACGATGTTTACAGAAGATGTCGGGACGATTTTTATCGTTGATGCTAATAATGCTCTTGCAGGTGTTGTTTCAAGAAAAGACATGTTAAGGGCAAGTATCGGCAAGCAGGAATTGTCGTCATTGCCTGTTACCATTATTATGACAAGGATGCCGAATATCACGTATTGTTACTTGGACGACAAATTAGTTGATGTCGGTAAAAAGCTAATAGAGAGAGAAATAGATTCTCTGCCTGTTGTAAAAGAGGAACAAGATGGTCTTAAAGTAATCGGACGAGTGACAAAGACAAATATAACGAAAGCACTTGTGAACTTATCCAATGAATGATAGAAGAGGAGGAAGTTTTCATGACTGAAAGACAAATCATATATGTAGTATCCGATTCTGTCGGAGAGACAGCCGAACTCGTAACGAAAGCCGCAATAAGTCAGTTTTCCGGTCATAATGTGAATGTATCCATAAAAAGGTTTCCTTTTGTGGAGGATAAGTCAAATATCCGTGATGTGATTCGTCAGGCCAGACAAGAGCACGGAATGATTGCATATACACTCGTAAAGCCGGAAATGCGGAAATACATGCAGGAACTTGCTGTTGAAGAAGGAGTATATGCTGCAGATATCATTGGACCAATCATCGATCAGTTTCAAATGCTATGGGGCAAAACACCGCTTTTTGAACCAGGTTTAGTCAGAAAGCTGGATGAAGACTATTTCAAAAAGGTAGAAGCAATTGAGTTTGCCGTTAAATATGACGATGGAAGAGACCCAAGAGGCTTGGAAAAGGCAGATATTATTTTACTTGGTGTTTCCAGAACGTCTAAGACACCTCTATCACAATTTCTTGCCCATAAGCGGGTGAAGGTTGCCAATGTTCCGATTGTCCCTGAAGTAGACCCTCCAAAGGAATTATTTGAGGTTCCAGCACATAAATGCTTTGGCTTAAAAATCAGCCCTAAAAAGCTGAATAATATCCGCAAGGAAAGATTAATTTCCTTAGGACTAAGTGATAGTGCAAGCTATGCACAAATTGAACGCATTGAGCAGGAAATGGCTTACTTCGAAAATATTGTGGACAAAATAAAATGTCCTGTCATCGATGTGACAAATAAAGCGGTCGAAGAAACTGCCAATATTATTTTTAATTTATATTACCGCGCTAAAAATAATCATTTTTAAATAGAAATAAAAAACTGCAGAAGAATGGTTTTCTGCGGTTAAAAAAAGCTGGATTAACTTTTTAATTCAAAACCTGTCCATTTCTTGAAAAATACTGTTGTTTTTTTCGGAAAATTTATGGTATAAAGCTAATTTATGTACTATAATAGAAAATTGTGATAAAAAAGTATTGTAAATAGGTTTAGAGTTGGCTCATAACGAATAAACTATTTACTGTGAGAAGTCAAGAGGAAGAAAAAAATAATTTTCGACAACGACTCTTTCCATGAAAAAGTATTCATGAAAGAAGGAATATATGGAGTGATGTAGAATTAGTAGTACATTGGATAAATGCATCATATATGTTGACGCTGATTCTTGTCCTGTGAAAGAAGAAATTGTCGAAATGGCTACAAGCAGATCTATTGAATTAATTTTTATCGCTTCCTATGCTCACATGAAACGGCATGAAGACGGAACAAACTGGAAGTATGTTGACAGTAGCAAGGAAGCAGTAGATATGTTTATTATGAACGCCGTAAAGGCAAATGATGTTGTAGTAACACAGGATATTGGACTGGCAGCAACACTGCTGCCCAAAAGAGTTTATGTTCTTACTCCAAGAGGAATTATCCTTGAGGAAAAAGATATTGGGACAGCTCTGGATATGCGCTATCTTTCTGCTAAGGCAAGAAGAAGAGGCATATACGGAAAAGGACCTAAGCCATTTGAAGAAAAGGATCGGCAGAAATTCAAAAAAAGTTTCGAAATCGTTTTGTCGAAAGTTGCAGGAGAATAAGCTGATTGTGTCGAATGTCTTATGTATAGGAATGCTAGTAGTAGGGAGATGTGTTGAAAATGGTTGAGCGCATTCCTGATGAGAAAGTAAACGAGGTCAAACAGGCAATCGACATAGTTGATGTCATTGGGGAGCATGTTGCATTAACAAAGCAAGGACGCAATTATTTGGGATTGTGTCCATTTCATGGCGAAAAAACCCCCTCATTTTCCGTGTCACCTGAAAAGCAGATATTTCATTGCTTTGGCTGTCACGCAGGAGGAAATGTATTTACCTTTCTAATGGACTTACAAGGCTATTCCTTTCAGGAAGCAGCTTTCCATCTTGCAGAAAGAGCGAATGTTGATCTCGGTGTAGAATTGCAGGAGTCAGGTAATAAACCTGCCATTTCTAAAGACTTGCAGCAAATGATGGATGCTCACGATCAGTTAACTAAATTTTACCATCATATCCTTGTAAATACAACGGAAGCTGAGCATGCTTTACAGTATTTGCTTGACAGGGGCTTTACAAGAGAAGTCATTGATAAGTTTCAAATTGGCTATGCACCGAATCAGTGGGACTTTGCGGTGAAGTATTTAAAGAAAAATGACACTTCCATAATGGAAAAAGCCGGCCTAATCATCAAAAGTGAAAAAGGGGATAAATATTTTGACCGCTTCCGCGATCGGATAATGTTTCCTATTTATGATCGTAATGGCAATCCAATTGCATTTTCCGGACGTACACTAGGGGACTCAACTCCCAAATATCTAAACAGTCCGGAGACACCAATTTTTAATAAAAGCAGCACCCTTTATAATTTTCATATGGCGAGGCCAAGCATTAGAAAAACACAGCATTCTGTCTTATTTGAGGGATTTGCTGATGTAATTGCTGCTAACCGTGCAGGTGTGGAAAACAGTGTCGGAACAATGGGTACATCCCTTACAGATGAGCATATCGCTATTTTAAAGCGAAACTCCCGAACTATAACCATTTGCTATGATTCAGATTCAGCAGGAATCGAAGCAGCCTACCGGGCAGGAAAAATGCTTGCTGGCGTCAATTGTACAGTTAAGGTTGCCATGCTTCCAGATGGTCTGGATCCGGATGATTACCTTAACAAATATGGGGAAGAAAAACTGCAGCATGAAATCATGCAGGCGAGCGTTCCATTTATGAGCTTTAAGCTCATATATCATCGCAGAGGAAAAAATCTGCAAAATGAAGGAGATAAGCTTAGCTATATAGAACAAGTATTGGGAGAAATCGCTCAGCTTGGGAATGCAGTCGAAAAAGACCTTTATTTAAGGCAGCTGTCATCGGAATTTTCCATCTCTCTCGATGCATTAAAAATGCAGGAGGAAGAGCTTGCCGGCAGGCAAACAATAAATAAGCCAAATAAAAGCATGAATGCACCAGTTAAGCAATATAGTGTAAGAAAAAGATCTAACCACTTATTGCCGGCATATCATACTGCCGAACGAAGGCTGATTGCCCATATGCTTAAAAGTGAGGACATTGCATTGAAGGTCCGGGAAGCTTTACAGGACAGGACATTCAATATTGATGAACATCAAGCGATTTTCACTTATTTGCTGGCTTTTTATGAAACAGGACAAAGTTCTGATTCAAGCGCCTTCCTTAATTTCATTCGTGACGGTGAACTGCAGCGGATTGTGGCAGACATTGACATGATGGAAGTAAATGAGGAGGTCGGTGATCAAGAGCTTACCGATTATTTAAAACAGCTGTTGAATTACGAAAAAATGCTGGAAATTAATGAAAAGAAAGCATTGCAAAAAGAAGCAGAGCGACAAAATGATTTTCTAAAGGCAGCAGAAATAGGAATGGAAGTCATGTTGTTAGTAAAATCATTAAAATAAATTTGATTGTCTTGATTTTTTGGAAGGAGGGGGACATATGGCTGAAAAGTCAGCCCGTTCAAAAGAGGTTGAAACGGAATTGACCCTTGATCAGGTAAAGGAACAATTAACAGAAGTTGGAAAGAAAACTGGGGTGCTTGCATACGATGATATTGCAGAAAAACTGGCCAGTTTTGAATTAGACTCCCATCAAATGGATGAGTTCTATGAAGTATTAGGTGATCAAGGAATAGAGCTTGTTGGAGATGGCGAGGATGAGCCACCGAATGTTCAAGAGCTTGCAAAAGGCGAGGAAGAGTTCGATCTTAATGATTTAAGTGTGCCTCCTGGCGTTAAAATAAATGACCCTGTACGTATGTACTTAAAGGAAATTGGTCGTGTCGACCTACTTTCCGCAAAAGAAGAAATTGTATTGGCAAAACGCATTATGGAAGGCGATGAAGAAGCAAAACGACGCCTTGCAGAAGCAAACTTAAGACTTGTGGTAAGTATCGCGAAGCGTTATGTCGG
This window encodes:
- the dnaG gene encoding DNA primase is translated as MVERIPDEKVNEVKQAIDIVDVIGEHVALTKQGRNYLGLCPFHGEKTPSFSVSPEKQIFHCFGCHAGGNVFTFLMDLQGYSFQEAAFHLAERANVDLGVELQESGNKPAISKDLQQMMDAHDQLTKFYHHILVNTTEAEHALQYLLDRGFTREVIDKFQIGYAPNQWDFAVKYLKKNDTSIMEKAGLIIKSEKGDKYFDRFRDRIMFPIYDRNGNPIAFSGRTLGDSTPKYLNSPETPIFNKSSTLYNFHMARPSIRKTQHSVLFEGFADVIAANRAGVENSVGTMGTSLTDEHIAILKRNSRTITICYDSDSAGIEAAYRAGKMLAGVNCTVKVAMLPDGLDPDDYLNKYGEEKLQHEIMQASVPFMSFKLIYHRRGKNLQNEGDKLSYIEQVLGEIAQLGNAVEKDLYLRQLSSEFSISLDALKMQEEELAGRQTINKPNKSMNAPVKQYSVRKRSNHLLPAYHTAERRLIAHMLKSEDIALKVREALQDRTFNIDEHQAIFTYLLAFYETGQSSDSSAFLNFIRDGELQRIVADIDMMEVNEEVGDQELTDYLKQLLNYEKMLEINEKKALQKEAERQNDFLKAAEIGMEVMLLVKSLK